A region of Pelagicoccus sp. SDUM812003 DNA encodes the following proteins:
- a CDS encoding DUF1080 domain-containing protein, with protein sequence MKASLFVATLLAASLSCVAAEENWEPFFEGYTHDDFYFAFEEEDVDPEEVFIFKDDSGLLIKGADHPNGYIQTLDEYENYELKLEFRWPDEPGNSGIQLHSTSYTSFSIWPECIEVQLEHENVGDFWLMNHKIEVEEESQIPEKATERNRRTKLEDDLEKKPGEWNEMLITAKKDTIKVMLNGELVNKGTDASVSSGFITIQAEGADIEFRNVAIRLIEDDELEEDDQ encoded by the coding sequence ATGAAAGCATCTCTCTTTGTCGCCACCCTGCTTGCCGCCAGCCTCTCCTGCGTCGCCGCGGAGGAGAACTGGGAACCGTTTTTCGAAGGCTACACCCACGACGACTTCTACTTCGCGTTCGAAGAGGAGGACGTGGACCCGGAGGAGGTTTTCATCTTCAAGGACGACAGCGGGCTCCTAATCAAGGGCGCCGATCATCCCAACGGCTACATTCAAACCCTGGACGAATACGAGAACTACGAATTGAAGCTCGAATTTCGCTGGCCCGACGAGCCAGGAAACAGCGGTATCCAACTTCATAGTACAAGCTACACTTCCTTCAGCATCTGGCCGGAGTGCATCGAAGTTCAGCTCGAGCACGAAAACGTGGGCGACTTTTGGCTGATGAATCACAAGATCGAAGTCGAGGAGGAGTCGCAAATCCCCGAGAAAGCCACGGAACGAAACCGCCGCACCAAGCTTGAGGACGACTTGGAGAAAAAGCCGGGCGAATGGAACGAGATGCTCATCACCGCCAAGAAGGACACCATCAAAGTGATGCTCAACGGAGAGCTGGTTAACAAGGGCACGGACGCCAGCGTGAGCTCCGGTTTCATCACCATTCAGGCGGAAGGCGCCGACATCGAATTTCGCAACGTCGCCATCCGCCTCATCGAAGACGACGAGCTGGAGGAGGACGACCAGTAG
- a CDS encoding SDR family NAD(P)-dependent oxidoreductase, which translates to MELKGKEIVLTGGTSGVGLALVEALQADNTLLVIARQSERLEALKTRKENVDTLACDLGDADQLRRLEQSSWIFEGVDLLINNAAIQVSDGFLSQRYDFESMERELRLNLLAPACLTKLAACEMSRRDKGGAILNVGSALAIAPKASSPMYCSTKAGLRSLSRSIGYQLWDRGVRVLHAMLPLVDTAMTAGRGKGKITAEQAAKELIEVVEEERVDAAIGKACLLAAIDRVSPRMAQRLMRAV; encoded by the coding sequence GTGGAGCTAAAAGGAAAGGAAATCGTTTTGACCGGGGGAACTTCCGGCGTGGGCCTCGCTTTGGTGGAAGCTTTGCAGGCGGACAATACGCTTCTGGTGATCGCGCGACAGAGCGAGCGCTTGGAGGCCTTGAAAACTCGTAAAGAAAATGTGGATACGTTAGCTTGCGACCTAGGGGATGCGGATCAGTTGAGACGCTTGGAGCAGAGCTCCTGGATCTTCGAGGGAGTGGACCTGCTGATAAACAATGCGGCGATTCAGGTCTCGGACGGTTTTCTCTCGCAGCGTTACGATTTCGAATCGATGGAAAGGGAATTGAGGCTCAATCTACTGGCGCCCGCTTGTCTGACCAAGCTCGCGGCCTGCGAGATGAGTCGACGCGACAAGGGAGGAGCGATCCTAAATGTGGGTTCGGCCTTGGCGATCGCTCCCAAAGCGAGCTCGCCGATGTATTGCTCGACGAAAGCTGGACTGCGCAGCTTGTCGCGATCGATTGGATACCAGTTGTGGGATCGAGGAGTGAGGGTGTTGCATGCCATGCTGCCGCTGGTGGATACGGCCATGACCGCTGGACGAGGCAAGGGCAAGATCACCGCCGAGCAAGCGGCAAAAGAGCTGATCGAAGTCGTGGAAGAAGAGCGGGTGGACGCGGCGATTGGCAAGGCCTGCCTGTTGGCGGCGATCGATCGCGTCAGCCCTCGGATGGCCCAGCGTTTGATGCGGGCCGTGTGA
- a CDS encoding GtrA family protein: protein MEELQRTLRQVTRFALVSGISLGIDYGIYQLLTEIAGLDSSWAKRLSFACIFIWAYFAHKHFTFRNRGFNPAEPIRFSLLYFSGWAINSVVHDLTAADANGSNPAFIAATFVWAVWNFIGQKLFVFRDRERSRYTD, encoded by the coding sequence ATGGAAGAACTCCAACGCACCCTTCGACAAGTCACGCGCTTCGCCTTGGTCAGCGGAATCTCGCTCGGCATCGATTACGGCATCTATCAGCTGCTCACGGAAATCGCCGGCCTCGACAGCTCTTGGGCGAAACGACTCAGTTTCGCCTGCATTTTCATCTGGGCCTACTTCGCTCACAAGCATTTCACGTTTCGAAATCGCGGCTTCAACCCGGCCGAACCCATCCGCTTCTCCCTGCTCTACTTCAGCGGCTGGGCCATCAACAGCGTGGTGCACGATCTGACCGCAGCCGATGCGAACGGCTCCAATCCGGCTTTCATCGCCGCCACCTTCGTCTGGGCAGTTTGGAACTTCATCGGCCAGAAGCTCTTCGTCTTCCGAGACCGGGAACGATCCCGATACACCGACTAA
- a CDS encoding Crp/Fnr family transcriptional regulator, with protein sequence MRFSEFLQRHGTPVTISKGSHFFRQGDDLSRLAFVKRGVLRAYYLTQSGSERIKSFIAEGEIIGSLRANTHAMPNPFSVVAAEDCELVQFSFDCFESIASSDLELANEALHTLIDLAIKKERREFEFLCLSPEQRYRSLFETKPAWLDRVTQADIALYIGITPEALSRIRRRSTRAPSSQTMSPLF encoded by the coding sequence ATGCGCTTCTCCGAATTCCTTCAACGCCACGGCACGCCCGTCACGATTTCAAAAGGGAGCCATTTCTTTCGCCAAGGCGACGACCTGAGCCGCCTCGCCTTCGTCAAGCGCGGAGTGCTCCGGGCCTACTATCTGACTCAAAGCGGGAGCGAACGCATCAAATCCTTCATCGCGGAGGGCGAAATCATCGGATCGCTGCGGGCGAATACGCACGCCATGCCAAATCCGTTTTCCGTGGTCGCCGCCGAAGACTGCGAGCTCGTCCAGTTCAGCTTCGACTGCTTCGAGTCCATCGCGTCAAGCGACCTGGAACTCGCCAACGAAGCCCTGCACACCTTGATCGATCTAGCCATCAAGAAGGAACGCCGCGAATTCGAGTTTCTCTGCCTGAGCCCGGAACAGCGCTACCGCTCTCTTTTCGAGACGAAACCGGCCTGGCTAGATCGCGTCACCCAGGCAGACATCGCACTCTACATCGGCATCACACCCGAAGCCCTTTCCCGCATCCGCCGACGCTCCACTCGCGCGCCCTCGTCCCAGACAATGTCACCGCTTTTCTGA
- a CDS encoding dienelactone hydrolase family protein, whose protein sequence is MERKRASDFDQGLLNLFDKYVHGLIDRRRFMKDASKYAVGGLTVGALMESLSPNYALAQQVDPDDQRIGSTYLTYQSPEGHGEMRGYLVWPSNASGPQPGVLVVHENRGLNPYVEDVTRRLAAAGYVAFAPDALWPLGGYPGNDDDGRTMQRKLDRMAIVEDFIAGAKTLSEHERCNGTIGVVGFCFGGWMSNHLAWRIPELIKAAVPFYGGQPSAEETAKIEAALQLHYGELDERVNAGWPAYEAALNEHGIEHEVYFYPGANHGFHNDTTPRYDEEAAKLAWERTLRFFDSRLRG, encoded by the coding sequence ATGGAACGCAAGCGTGCTTCGGACTTCGATCAGGGCCTTCTCAACTTATTCGATAAATACGTGCACGGTTTGATCGACCGACGGCGTTTCATGAAGGATGCCAGCAAGTACGCGGTGGGTGGACTGACGGTGGGAGCTCTCATGGAAAGTTTGAGTCCGAACTATGCCCTGGCCCAGCAGGTCGATCCAGACGACCAACGCATCGGTTCGACCTATCTGACCTATCAATCGCCGGAGGGTCATGGCGAGATGCGCGGCTACCTGGTGTGGCCGAGCAACGCCTCCGGTCCACAGCCAGGCGTGCTGGTGGTTCACGAGAACCGAGGCTTGAACCCGTACGTGGAAGACGTGACCCGCCGCCTCGCCGCTGCAGGTTACGTAGCGTTCGCGCCCGACGCCCTGTGGCCTCTTGGCGGGTATCCAGGAAACGATGACGACGGTCGGACCATGCAGCGCAAGCTCGATCGCATGGCCATCGTGGAGGATTTTATCGCCGGGGCGAAAACGCTCAGCGAACACGAGCGATGCAACGGCACCATCGGCGTGGTGGGATTTTGTTTCGGCGGCTGGATGTCCAATCACCTCGCATGGCGCATACCCGAGCTGATCAAAGCAGCGGTGCCTTTCTACGGAGGGCAGCCAAGCGCAGAGGAGACGGCGAAAATCGAGGCGGCTTTGCAGCTCCACTACGGCGAACTTGACGAGCGGGTGAACGCCGGTTGGCCGGCTTATGAGGCTGCTTTGAACGAGCATGGTATCGAGCATGAAGTCTATTTTTACCCGGGCGCGAATCATGGTTTCCACAACGACACTACGCCGCGCTACGACGAGGAAGCAGCCAAGCTCGCCTGGGAGCGAACGCTGCGCTTTTTCGATTCGCGCCTGAGGGGCTAG
- a CDS encoding IMP cyclohydrolase gives MSATEIANATLQSHVADNPYPGRGLIIGKAANGSAWQQVYWIMGRSPNSRNRQFALEGSTLRTEPFDPSKVEDPSLIIYEAMLELPGTFLLSNGDQTRTLCDGLAAGKSMKDALASREREPDAPNYTPRITGMLDFTGAQPEIGLSILKANKIDPTFTDRHYYFPQAPANGIGYGLTTYMGDGNPLPTFDVDPLLLPIADTAEQTLELYWNKLDAENRISLAVKEVALDGSSSRVVLKNKYV, from the coding sequence ATGAGCGCAACCGAAATCGCAAACGCCACTCTGCAATCCCACGTCGCCGACAATCCCTACCCGGGACGCGGACTGATCATCGGCAAGGCCGCAAACGGCTCCGCCTGGCAGCAGGTCTACTGGATCATGGGCCGCAGCCCCAATAGCCGAAATCGCCAGTTCGCGCTCGAGGGATCCACCCTGAGAACCGAACCCTTCGACCCATCCAAGGTGGAAGACCCGAGCCTCATCATCTACGAAGCCATGCTGGAGCTCCCTGGAACGTTTCTGCTCAGCAACGGGGATCAGACCCGCACCCTCTGCGACGGACTCGCCGCCGGGAAAAGCATGAAAGACGCCCTCGCCTCTCGCGAGCGCGAGCCAGACGCCCCTAACTACACCCCGCGCATCACCGGCATGCTGGATTTCACCGGAGCGCAGCCGGAGATCGGTCTATCCATCCTCAAGGCCAACAAGATCGACCCGACCTTCACCGATCGCCACTACTACTTTCCTCAAGCTCCCGCCAACGGCATCGGCTACGGCCTCACCACTTACATGGGAGACGGAAACCCGCTGCCGACCTTCGACGTCGATCCGCTCCTGCTCCCCATCGCGGACACTGCGGAACAGACGCTAGAACTCTACTGGAACAAGCTCGACGCGGAAAACCGCATCTCCCTCGCGGTCAAGGAAGTCGCCCTCGACGGCTCCAGCTCCCGCGTCGTGCTGAAAAACAAGTACGTCTAG
- the fdhD gene encoding formate dehydrogenase accessory sulfurtransferase FdhD, translated as MDDSPSRLSSRVARTQVLRSENGDTRYEEDRVAIEEPLEIAVSLRGQLHSMGVAFRTPGEDQALALGMLVSEGIVRGRSDVLGVDLKREEDATLPATRITVTLADHVAFDMERYRRVFPISSACGACGKSALEALRIERVGPFHPSEGIRLGQSSLLSLPDRLLQRQADFQHTGALHAAACFDAEGEILHVAEDIGRHNALDKLIGQRLLSGEKNCHEAGLLFSGRVGYDLMQKSLQSGCAFLASIGAPSSFAVELANVYKMTLVGFLRDGRFNVYSGPHRIQIS; from the coding sequence ATGGATGATTCGCCTTCCAGATTATCGTCACGCGTCGCGCGCACGCAGGTATTGCGTAGTGAAAATGGGGATACGCGCTACGAAGAGGATCGAGTGGCGATCGAGGAGCCTTTGGAGATCGCGGTTTCGCTACGCGGCCAGCTCCATTCCATGGGCGTCGCTTTTCGCACGCCGGGCGAGGACCAAGCCTTGGCTCTCGGCATGCTTGTGAGCGAAGGCATCGTCCGAGGGCGATCCGATGTTCTGGGGGTTGATTTGAAACGGGAAGAGGACGCGACGCTACCTGCAACGCGAATCACGGTGACGCTGGCGGACCACGTGGCGTTCGACATGGAGCGCTATCGAAGAGTGTTCCCGATCAGCTCCGCCTGCGGCGCTTGCGGCAAGAGCGCTTTGGAGGCGCTGCGCATCGAACGAGTCGGACCGTTTCACCCCAGCGAAGGGATTCGGCTTGGCCAGTCGTCCTTGCTAAGTTTGCCGGATCGGCTCCTGCAGCGACAAGCGGACTTTCAGCATACCGGAGCCCTGCACGCAGCGGCTTGTTTCGATGCGGAGGGAGAGATCCTTCATGTGGCGGAGGACATCGGCCGGCACAACGCCCTCGACAAACTGATCGGGCAGAGACTGCTCTCGGGCGAGAAAAACTGCCATGAAGCCGGGCTGCTCTTTAGCGGACGTGTTGGATACGATCTGATGCAAAAGTCCCTCCAGTCGGGCTGCGCTTTTCTGGCCAGCATCGGTGCGCCGTCCAGTTTTGCTGTGGAGTTGGCCAACGTTTACAAAATGACTTTGGTCGGCTTCCTGCGCGACGGGCGGTTTAATGTGTACAGCGGGCCGCATCGTATTCAGATTTCCTGA
- a CDS encoding DEAD/DEAH box helicase, with amino-acid sequence MKTFQQLGVSPALIKGITEKGILEPTEIQERAIPFLIKVGHDFVGQAQTGTGKTAAYGLPLLQRIDPADKRIQGLVLAPTRELAKQIAKQLFHYTKYTEKIFTEAVAGGEKMEQQIAALSRPTHIVVATPGRLIELLKRQALDLEALQYLILDEADEMLNIGFKEDIDTILEYTQGSRRTWLFSATMPKGVRRIIANYMSPNAESVQIDGKNPVNRNIEHKYAICRIEEKPEEIATFIHAQNGRSGVVFCRSRAGTENLARELAERGIEVTTLQGELSQKERDKVMRAFKKKRVQVLVSTDVSARGIDVEDLAFVVHHQLPDQIEYYTHRSGRTARAGRSGLSIAFITSSDLKRLKEFEAELHIRFQRVG; translated from the coding sequence ATGAAGACGTTTCAGCAGCTCGGAGTTTCGCCCGCACTCATCAAGGGGATCACGGAAAAGGGAATTTTGGAACCCACTGAGATTCAGGAGCGGGCCATCCCGTTTTTGATCAAAGTGGGGCACGACTTCGTGGGTCAGGCTCAGACAGGCACGGGCAAAACCGCCGCCTACGGCCTGCCGCTGCTGCAGCGCATCGATCCGGCTGACAAGCGCATCCAAGGGTTGGTGCTCGCACCGACTCGCGAGCTGGCCAAGCAGATCGCCAAGCAGCTCTTTCACTACACGAAGTATACCGAGAAGATCTTCACCGAAGCGGTCGCCGGCGGCGAAAAAATGGAACAGCAGATCGCGGCCCTCAGCCGTCCGACCCACATCGTGGTAGCCACGCCTGGCCGTCTGATCGAGTTGCTCAAGCGGCAGGCCCTCGACTTGGAGGCGTTGCAGTACCTGATCTTGGACGAGGCGGATGAGATGCTGAACATCGGCTTCAAGGAGGACATCGACACCATTTTGGAATACACCCAAGGGAGTCGCCGCACTTGGCTCTTTTCCGCCACCATGCCGAAAGGCGTGCGCCGCATCATAGCCAACTACATGTCGCCCAACGCAGAGAGCGTGCAGATCGACGGCAAGAATCCGGTCAATCGAAACATCGAGCACAAGTATGCGATCTGTCGCATCGAGGAGAAACCGGAGGAGATCGCCACCTTCATCCACGCCCAGAACGGGCGCAGCGGAGTGGTTTTCTGCCGCTCTCGGGCCGGCACGGAAAACCTCGCTCGCGAGCTAGCGGAGCGCGGAATAGAAGTAACCACCTTGCAAGGCGAGCTCTCGCAGAAGGAGCGCGACAAGGTCATGCGAGCTTTCAAGAAGAAGCGGGTGCAAGTGCTGGTTTCGACTGATGTTTCCGCTCGCGGCATCGATGTGGAAGACCTCGCTTTCGTGGTCCACCACCAGCTCCCGGACCAGATCGAGTACTACACCCACCGAAGCGGCCGCACAGCCCGCGCCGGGCGCAGCGGTCTCTCCATCGCCTTCATCACCAGCAGCGATTTGAAGCGACTCAAGGAATTCGAGGCCGAACTGCACATCCGCTTCCAGCGGGTGGGCTAA
- a CDS encoding Vat family streptogramin A O-acetyltransferase, producing MNGPDPSNPHPMEGFPQICYIKNTVSNPNIVVGDYTYYDDPDDSEGFERNVLYHFPFIGDKLVIGKFCAIARQAKFIMNGANHKLSGLSTYPFQIFGNGWESVMPKPGDLPYKGDTIVGNDVWIGYDALIMPGVNIGDGAVVSSRSVVVKDVPPYCVVGGNPAKVIKRRFEQDAIESLLEIKWWDWPIETITRHLPVIVSPDIEKLQAIAKSL from the coding sequence ATGAACGGACCCGATCCCTCGAATCCTCACCCGATGGAAGGATTCCCACAAATCTGCTACATCAAGAACACCGTTTCCAATCCCAACATCGTCGTCGGCGACTACACCTACTACGACGATCCGGACGATTCCGAAGGCTTCGAACGCAACGTGCTCTACCACTTTCCCTTCATCGGCGACAAGCTGGTCATCGGAAAATTCTGCGCCATCGCTCGCCAGGCCAAGTTCATCATGAACGGGGCCAACCACAAACTGTCCGGCCTCTCCACCTACCCCTTTCAGATCTTCGGAAACGGCTGGGAATCCGTCATGCCAAAACCGGGAGATCTGCCATACAAAGGCGACACCATCGTCGGAAACGATGTCTGGATCGGCTACGACGCCCTGATCATGCCGGGCGTCAATATCGGCGACGGAGCCGTGGTTTCGTCCCGCTCGGTGGTAGTGAAGGACGTGCCGCCCTATTGCGTGGTCGGCGGCAACCCCGCCAAGGTGATCAAGCGGCGCTTCGAGCAAGACGCCATCGAATCCCTGCTGGAAATCAAATGGTGGGATTGGCCCATCGAAACCATCACCCGCCACCTCCCGGTCATCGTCTCGCCCGACATCGAAAAGCTACAAGCGATCGCTAAAAGCCTCTAG
- a CDS encoding glycoside hydrolase family 2 TIM barrel-domain containing protein, producing the protein MTLFTRTLIFAASCLASQILLAGDPQLLDDGWLFHLGELESPQAALSVDSFDGERIHMPHDWAAGGEFDTEKHGGTGKLPWQGVGWYRYELELDASDAGKRVYLDFDGAMAFPVIYLNGEEVGSWDYGYTPFRIDISDAAKFGESNVLAVKLDTRKWSSRWYPGAGLYRDVFLSIENPVHLAHWGLSVSTDGDELLGLPAKTAMLGIEIENHSDTDQSLTIEASILSPDGKTLASQTLSSNALSGATTHREVSLEVETPRLWDVDDPALHTAVVKIMDAEGTVLDQKEERFGFRTFAFTADDGFHLNGRRVQLYGVNLHSDLGPIGMAYNSTAMRRQLEIMMEMGVNAIRASHNPPAKDFLRLCDELGLVVWDEVFDKWAWTAGRDDFDPPLPGFAFRQIENTMRRDRNHPSVVVWSFGNEVGGGDEGEGVTPARAAMMAGFMRNVDDTRPIGMACHIPSLVDGENFASMDLAGWNYARRYARYREVWPEKPIIYSESASAVSTRGYYDPEFPSRPADYGDGYKISSYDLNAAFWSDVVDVEFDLMEKDSYVAGEFVWTGFDYIGEPTPHDAESRSSYFGIVDLCGFPKDRFYLYRSHWRDDVNTVHILPHWNWEGREGQNVPVFVYTNGDSAELFLNGKSLGKRVKGNRPERSPNLALEGKAFASSGAEASKAIDSDLNTAWTASPEDETPSWTIELPSKSAVRTIQLETSQKEHLFAYHIQASTDGENWQTIVEKAASQLDPWQGTQRILHHLDAQAKWLRLTFHERTGDAIPGLADFRVYDQPTTNDYYDITYDYRLRWDQVSYQPGTLKAVAYKDGKRIGVAKVETTGKPVALRLSADRKQLQADGKDLAFVTVEAVDAKGRVCPLADNLVTIEVSGAGAFEASGNGDPHSFVSFSSPTRELFYGKALAIVRPEKGESGKITVSASSDGLATATLDLTTR; encoded by the coding sequence ATGACACTGTTCACCCGCACCCTCATCTTCGCAGCGAGCTGCTTAGCTTCGCAGATTCTCCTGGCCGGCGACCCACAGTTGCTTGACGACGGCTGGCTATTCCACCTCGGCGAGCTCGAATCCCCGCAAGCCGCGCTTTCCGTCGACTCCTTCGACGGCGAACGCATCCACATGCCGCACGACTGGGCAGCAGGTGGCGAGTTCGACACAGAAAAGCATGGCGGCACCGGCAAGCTGCCTTGGCAAGGCGTTGGCTGGTACCGCTACGAGCTTGAGCTTGACGCGAGCGACGCCGGTAAGCGGGTCTACTTGGATTTCGATGGCGCCATGGCGTTTCCCGTCATCTATCTCAATGGCGAGGAAGTTGGATCCTGGGATTACGGATACACGCCGTTTCGTATCGACATTTCGGATGCGGCGAAGTTCGGGGAAAGCAACGTTCTCGCAGTCAAGCTCGACACGCGCAAGTGGTCCTCGCGCTGGTATCCAGGCGCCGGCCTGTACCGAGACGTCTTTTTGAGCATCGAAAACCCTGTCCACCTCGCCCACTGGGGGCTTTCCGTATCCACCGATGGCGACGAGCTTCTCGGCCTGCCTGCCAAGACCGCCATGCTCGGCATAGAGATCGAAAATCACAGCGACACCGATCAGTCGCTCACCATCGAGGCCTCCATCCTCTCGCCCGACGGCAAAACGCTCGCGAGCCAGACCCTTTCTTCCAACGCCTTGAGCGGCGCCACCACCCATCGCGAGGTGTCTCTCGAAGTGGAAACCCCTCGATTGTGGGACGTAGACGATCCCGCCCTGCACACCGCCGTGGTGAAAATCATGGATGCGGAGGGGACCGTGCTCGACCAAAAGGAGGAACGCTTTGGCTTCCGCACCTTCGCGTTCACCGCCGACGACGGGTTCCATCTAAACGGACGTCGCGTTCAGCTGTACGGCGTCAATCTCCACTCCGACCTTGGTCCCATCGGCATGGCCTACAACTCCACCGCCATGCGGCGTCAGCTGGAGATCATGATGGAGATGGGCGTCAACGCCATCCGCGCCTCCCACAATCCGCCTGCCAAGGATTTTCTAAGGCTCTGCGACGAGCTAGGACTTGTGGTTTGGGACGAAGTCTTCGACAAGTGGGCCTGGACCGCCGGGCGCGACGATTTCGACCCGCCCCTGCCGGGCTTCGCGTTTCGCCAGATCGAGAATACCATGCGACGCGACCGCAATCATCCGAGCGTAGTGGTCTGGTCCTTCGGAAACGAAGTTGGCGGAGGCGACGAGGGAGAAGGCGTCACTCCGGCGCGCGCAGCCATGATGGCGGGCTTCATGCGCAACGTCGACGACACGCGTCCCATCGGCATGGCGTGCCACATTCCCTCGCTCGTCGATGGCGAGAATTTCGCCTCCATGGACCTGGCCGGCTGGAACTACGCCCGACGCTACGCCCGTTATCGCGAGGTTTGGCCGGAAAAGCCCATCATCTACAGCGAATCCGCCTCCGCGGTCAGCACCCGTGGCTACTACGATCCGGAGTTTCCCAGCCGTCCTGCCGACTACGGCGACGGGTACAAGATCAGCTCCTACGATCTCAACGCGGCCTTCTGGTCGGACGTGGTCGACGTGGAATTCGACTTGATGGAAAAGGACTCCTACGTGGCGGGCGAATTCGTCTGGACCGGATTCGACTACATCGGAGAGCCGACTCCGCACGACGCGGAATCGCGCAGCTCCTACTTTGGCATCGTCGACCTCTGCGGTTTCCCAAAGGACCGCTTCTACCTATATCGATCCCACTGGCGTGACGATGTGAATACCGTGCACATCCTTCCGCATTGGAACTGGGAAGGTCGCGAAGGCCAGAACGTGCCGGTATTCGTCTACACCAACGGCGACTCGGCGGAGCTGTTTCTCAATGGCAAATCGCTAGGCAAACGCGTCAAAGGAAACCGCCCGGAACGCTCGCCCAACCTCGCTCTAGAGGGAAAAGCCTTCGCCAGCTCGGGAGCTGAAGCGAGCAAGGCCATCGACTCCGACCTAAACACGGCTTGGACCGCTAGCCCTGAGGATGAAACGCCTTCGTGGACTATCGAGCTTCCCTCGAAAAGCGCGGTCAGAACCATCCAGCTCGAAACGAGCCAGAAGGAGCACCTTTTCGCCTACCACATCCAAGCGTCCACCGACGGAGAGAATTGGCAGACCATCGTGGAAAAAGCAGCCTCCCAGCTGGACCCATGGCAGGGCACCCAGCGCATCCTACACCACCTCGACGCCCAAGCGAAGTGGCTCAGACTCACCTTTCACGAAAGGACTGGAGACGCCATTCCAGGGCTCGCGGATTTCCGCGTATACGATCAGCCCACCACCAACGACTACTACGACATCACCTATGACTATCGTCTGCGCTGGGACCAGGTCAGCTATCAGCCAGGCACCCTCAAAGCCGTCGCCTACAAAGACGGCAAACGGATCGGCGTCGCCAAGGTGGAAACCACCGGGAAACCAGTGGCCTTGCGACTTTCCGCCGATCGCAAGCAGCTGCAGGCCGATGGCAAGGACCTCGCGTTTGTCACCGTGGAAGCTGTGGACGCAAAAGGCCGCGTCTGCCCGCTCGCCGACAATCTCGTCACCATCGAAGTGTCCGGCGCAGGAGCCTTCGAAGCTTCCGGAAATGGCGATCCGCATTCCTTCGTCTCTTTCAGCTCCCCCACGCGCGAGCTCTTCTACGGCAAAGCCCTCGCAATCGTACGTCCCGAAAAGGGGGAAAGCGGGAAGATAACCGTTTCCGCCAGCTCGGATGGGCTCGCGACCGCGACGCTCGATCTCACCACCCGCTAA